The genomic interval GCTCAATGAAGACGGAGAAAGAATCCCGGTTCCTAATTATGAAATCTCGCAAAGTGAAGAGACTCAGCCGGAATTATTCGCAAAAATTGAGAGTCTTTCAGGCCGGACACTCAAGAATATTAATTCAGGCAATAATATAATTTACGTTAACGGCTTGAAATAAGAAAATAATTAGCAGTCAACGAATTTAACAGGATTCCCGCAATAATTAACAAATTTCATGAAATCCTGATAACTCAGCCAAACAGTCGCAGTATTTATATTCGGGTGAAAACCTAAAAGCGGCTGATTTTTTATGCTTGAGTCAATTATTAATTCTACGTCATGATTTATATTATTTATCAGCCCGAACGGAGATACAGAACCTTTTGTGAGTCCTAAATGTTTATATAATCTATCATCGGAGCCGAAACTCAAACGATTGCAATTAATTTGTTCACGCAACTTTTTCAAGTCCGTATGTTTCTCGCCGTCATGAATCACTAAAAAATGCCGCTTCCCGTTCGC from Synergistaceae bacterium carries:
- a CDS encoding prolyl-tRNA synthetase associated domain-containing protein; translation: MQEVLNKLNELGIKYEFDEHEAVFTIEAIIKLGLNKRGMIPVNLFLRDANGKRHFLVIHDGEKHTDLKKLREQINCNRLSFGSDDRLYKHLGLTKGSVSPFGLINNINHDVELIIDSSIKNQPLLGFHPNINTATVWLSYQDFMKFVNYCGNPVKFVDC